A window of Tautonia plasticadhaerens contains these coding sequences:
- a CDS encoding 3'-5' exoribonuclease YhaM family protein, with protein MTRQYVKQLANGEAVDEVFLVAEKQLRSNRQGQLYLQLDLRDRSGLIGARLWNASEDQARLFDAGDYLKVKGKVQIFQGAAQLILSQIDPTPAEGIDPGEFLPQASRGVSEMTARLRQLLMGVSDPHLRALAECYLIDDDFLRRFTTAPAGVRVHHAYQGGLLEHVLTLMEMADRIAGLYQGLDRDLLLLGIFLHDSGKVYELDYDRAFGYTDEGQLVGHIVIGVELLSEKVRRTVDLTGEAFPVERLMRLKHMIVSHHGPPAFGSPKPPMTPEAIALHYLDNLDAKVHAFSRQIRDDPTIGSAWTSYDANLGHRLYKGAPTAEEGSEPGEWSA; from the coding sequence ATGACGCGCCAATATGTGAAGCAGCTTGCCAACGGCGAGGCGGTCGATGAGGTCTTCCTCGTCGCCGAGAAGCAGCTCCGGTCCAACCGCCAGGGGCAGCTCTACCTCCAACTCGACCTGAGGGACCGATCCGGCCTGATCGGGGCCCGGCTCTGGAACGCGTCCGAGGATCAGGCCCGGTTGTTCGACGCGGGAGATTATTTGAAGGTCAAGGGGAAGGTCCAGATCTTCCAGGGGGCCGCCCAGCTGATCCTCTCCCAGATCGACCCGACCCCTGCCGAGGGGATCGACCCGGGCGAGTTCCTGCCGCAGGCGTCCCGGGGCGTCTCCGAGATGACCGCCCGGCTCCGGCAACTCCTGATGGGGGTCTCGGATCCCCACCTCCGCGCCCTCGCCGAGTGCTACCTGATCGACGACGACTTCCTCCGGCGATTCACCACCGCCCCGGCGGGGGTCAGGGTGCACCACGCCTACCAGGGCGGGCTGCTCGAGCACGTCCTGACGCTGATGGAGATGGCCGACCGAATCGCCGGGCTCTACCAGGGGCTCGACCGGGACCTCCTGCTGCTCGGCATCTTCCTGCACGACTCGGGCAAGGTGTATGAGCTGGACTACGACCGCGCCTTCGGCTACACCGACGAGGGGCAGCTCGTCGGGCACATCGTGATCGGGGTGGAGCTGCTCAGCGAGAAGGTCAGGCGGACGGTCGACCTGACGGGTGAGGCGTTCCCGGTCGAGCGGTTGATGCGCCTGAAGCACATGATCGTCAGCCATCACGGGCCCCCGGCTTTCGGCAGCCCAAAGCCGCCGATGACCCCCGAGGCGATCGCGCTGCACTACCTGGACAACCTCGACGCCAAGGTGCACGCCTTCTCCCGACAGATCCGGGATGACCCGACGATCGGCTCGGCCTGGACCTCCTATGACGCGAACCTCGGCCACCGCCTCTACAAGGGCGCCCCGACGGCCGAGGAAGGCTCCGAGCCCGGCGAATGGTCTGCCTGA